CGACGCCGACGCCGAACGTCCCCCACACGAGCCAGCCCGCCGCCGGGAGACCGACCGCCGCGACTGGGACCATCGCGAGGACGAGGCGCCGTCGGGACCGCGCGCGCCGTTCGTACGTCGTGACCACCGACGACCCGGCGCCCGCGGGGACGACGCGGTGCACCGGTCCGTGGTCGTCCTGGTACCGGAGCACGTCCCAGCGGTCGACCGCGGCGGCGGCGAGGTACGGCTCCTCGGGCCGCTCGTCGGCGGACTCGCTCGTTGCGGGGTCGCTCATGCCACGGAGTCGGTCGGGGTGGGTCGAAAAAGCCGCGGTCGCGGGTGCCGGATGGGCCGTTCGACGCCGTTCCTGTCTCTGTCGAGACAATACGCGAGACGGGAGGAGCGTCGCCGAGAGGTACTCGGAACCGAGTACAGATTGTTTCGCCGTTGCGGCGGTCGGAACCTTCTTGGTTCAGTCCTCGGTCCTTCCCGATACGAAATGGCTGTACTTTGGCTGGACGACGTTACCGCCGACGACCTGGAGACGGTCGGCGGGAAAGGGGCCTCGTTGGGGGAACTAACCGGCGCCGGCCTGCCCGTGCCGCCGGGGTTCGTGGTCACCGCGGGGACCTACCGGACGTTCATCGAAGAGGCGGGTATCGACGACGAACTGTTCGCCGCGATGGACATCGACCCCGAGGACTCCGCGGCGCTTCGCGAGGCCGAACAGACCGCCGAGGACCTCATCCTGGGGACGGAACTCCCGGACTCCGTTCGCGACGAGATCCTCGAGGCGTACCGCTCGATGGGCGACGGCGAGGCGTTCGTCGCGGTCCGCTCGTCGGCGACCGCCGAAGACCTCCCCGACGCCTCCTTCGCCGGCCAGCAGGAGACGTTCCTCAACGTCCGCGAGGAGGCGCTGGTCCAGCGCGTGAAGGAGTGCTGGGCGTCGCTGTTCTCCCAGCGCGCAATCTACTATCGCCAGCAGAAGGGGTTCCCCCACAGCGAGGTCGACATCGCGGTCGTCGTCCAGCAGATGGTCGACGCCGAGAAGTCCGGCGTGATGTTCACGTCGCACCCCTCGACGGGCGAACCCGAGATCATCATCGAGGCCGCGTGGGGCCTCGGTGAGGCGGTCGTCTCCGGCTCCGTCTCCCCCGACAACTACGTCGTCGACCGCGAGACCGCGGCGGTCGAGCAGGTGACCGTCGCCGACAAGAAGCTCCTGATGGAGAAAGACCTCGAGACGGGTGAGACGGTCGAACGCCCGGTCGAGGAGGAGAAGCGCGAGGCGCAGGTGCTCGGCGACGACGAGATTGCGCGCCTCGTCGAACTTGGCCGGCAGGTCGAGGACCACTACGGCACTCCGCAGGACGTCGAGTGGGCCGTGTACGAGGGTGAGGTGTACATGCTCCAGTCGCGCCCGATCACGACCATCTCCGACTCGGCGGCGTCGAGCGGCGGCCCGGCGAGCCAAGAGCGCGAGGCCGCGACCAACGGCGGCGTCGACACGACCCCGGGCACCGGCGGTGCCACCACCGACAGCGACGACGACGAGGTGCTGCTGCACGGCCTGGGCGCCTCCCCCGGCATCGTCTCCGGCACCGTCCGCGTCGTCACGAAACTCGACCACCTCGACCAGGTCGCCGAAGGCGACATCATCGTGACCGAGATGACGATGCCCGACATGGTGCCCGCGATGAAGCGCGCGGTCGGCATCATCACCGACGAGGGCGGCATGACCAGTCACGCCGCCATCGTCTCCCGCGAGTTGGGCGTCCCCGCCGTCGTCGGCACCGGGTCGGCGACGAGCGCGCTGTCGGACGGCCAGACCGTCACCATCGACGGCGACAAAGGCACCATCCGCCAGGGGACGGTGTCGAAGACCGAGGAGGAGCACGAACCCGTCGAGGCGGTCCGCCCGGAGACGCCGGTCAAGCCCATGACCGCGACGGAGGTGAAGGTGAACGTCTCCATCCCGGAGGCCGCCGAGCGCGCCGCCGCGACCGGCGCCGACGGCGTCGGCCTGCTGCGCATCGAGCACATGGTGCTGTCGCTGGGCGTCACGCCCGAGAAGTACATCGCCGACCACGGCGCCGACGCCTACGTCGACGAACTCGTCTCGGGCATCCGCGAGGTCGCCGAGGAGTTCTACCCGCGCCCCGTCCGCGCGCGCACCCTCGACGCCCCGACCGACGAGTTCCGCGAGTTGGAGGGCGGCGACAGCGAACCCAACGAACACAACCCGATGCTCGGGTGGCGCGGCATCCGCCGGTCGCTCGACAAGCCGGACGTGTTCGAGCAGGAACTTCGGGCGTTCAAGCGCCTGTACGAGATGGGGTACGACAATGTCGAGTTGATGCTCCCGCTCGTGAACGACGCCAGCGACGTAGAGACCGCCGTCGAGCACATGGAGGCCGTCGGCATCGACCCCGAGAAGCGCCGCTGGGGCGTGATGATCGAGACGCCCGCCAGCGCCCTCTCCATCGAGGAGTTGGCAGGCTGCGGCATCGACTTCGCCTCGTTCGGGACGAACGACCTCACGCAGTACACGCTCGCGGTCGACCGCAACAACGGCAACGTCGCCGACCGCTTCGACGAACTCCACCCCGCCGTCCTCTCGCTCATCGGCGACGTCATCGAGAAGTGCCGGGAGATGGGCGTCGACACCAGCATCTGCGGGCAAGCCGGCTCCAAGCCCGCGATGGTCGACTTCCTCGTCAAGAAGGGCGTCACCAGCATCTCCGCGAACATCGACGCCGTCCGCGACGTGCAACACGAGGTAAAGCGGACCGAACAGAAGCTGATCCTCGACGACATCCGGTAGGGAAACGCAACCACTAACTCCCGCTCGGTCCTCCCTCCGCCGATGCAGTCGCCCGTCGCCGAACGCGGCCCGCAGTCGTTCGACAGGGTGCTCTCCTCGATGTGCACGGAGCCACATCCGGCGGCCCGCCGCGCCGCCGAACGCTTCCTCACCACGAACCCCGGCGACCCGGCCACCTACACCGCCATCGCCGAGTTGGAGCACGACGCCGTGGCGGGACTCGCGACCGTGACGGGCCTGACCGACGCCGTCGACGCCGAGACCCCGACGGCTCTGGCGGCCCACGGCTACGTCACCAGCGGCGGGACCGAGTCCAACCTCCAGGCCGTCCGCTCGGCGCGGGACCGCGCGGAGACGGCGGCGACCGCGACGCACGACCCGGTCGTCGTCGCGCCCGAGTCCGCCCACTTCAGCTTCCACAAAGCCGCCTCGGTGCTCGGCGTCGAGTTGCGGACCGTCCCCACCGACGACGACGGCCGGGCGGACGTGGACGCCGCGGCGGCGGCCCTCGACGACGACGCGGTCCTCCTCGTCGGCGTCGCCGGCACCACCGAGTACGGTCGGGTCGACCCGATCCCCGCACTGGCCGACCTGGCGGTCGACGCCGGCGTCCCCCTCCACGTCGACGCCGCGTGGGGCGGCTTCCACCTTCCGTTCTCGGGCCACGACTGGGGGTTCGACGTGCCGGGCGTCGCCACCGTGACCGTCGACCCGCACAAAGTCGGGCGCGCGGCGGTGCCGGCGGGCGGCCTCCTCGCACGCGAGCGCGAGGCGCTCGACGCGCTCGCGATCGACACGCCGTACCTCGAGACCGCCTCGCAGGCGAGCCTCACCGGTACCCGCTCTGGCGCGGGCGTCGCGAGCGCCGCCGCCGCACTCGACCACCTCTGGCGCGACGGCTACCGCCGCGAGTACGAACGCGCGATGGATCTGGCGAACTGGCTCGCCGACGAACTCGCCGGGCGGGGGCTCGGCGTCGTCGACCCCGAGCTACCGCTGGTCGCGTTCGATCTCCCCGCCGCGACGTTCGAGGCGGTCCGTGAACGCGGGTGGCGCCTGTCGCGCACGGGCGCCGGCGAGGCGCGGGTCGTCGTGATGCCGCACGTCTCCCGCGAGTCGCTGTCCGCGTTCCTCGCGGACCTCGACGACCTGCTGTAGCCTCGACTCGGCGGGCGACCGACACGAAACCTCGCCGGGAACCACGGGACTTATTCTCCGCTACGACTGCGGTTCGCACGTGACACTCGTCCCCGCGGTCCCGGCGCTCGAGGCGGTCGCGCCGGTGCTCGACCACCTCGAAACGGTAGCCCTCGTCGCGATGCCCGAGTGGTGGCCGACGTTCGACTGGCTCACGCGCCTCGTCGAGACGGCGACCGGGTGGGCCGGACTGGGGATCATCTTCGTCTACTCATTCCTGATCGCGTTCGCGCTCCCGGGCGTCAGCGAAATCGTGTTGCTCGCGCCGCTGGATCTGGGGATGCCCCAGTGGATGAAGCTCACCGTCATCATGATCGTCTCAGGGCTCGGGAAGGCCGCCGGCTCGGTGTTCGCCTTCCACATCGGGCAAGAGGCGAAGGAGTCTGGCGTGATCATCGGCTGGCTGCGCCGGTCGCGCTTCGACATCATCGAGTGGTCCGAGAGCGCGTCGGTCGAACTCGCGCGCCGCTACGGCTACGCCGGCCTCGCTATCGCGCTGTGTGTCCCTTTCTTCCCGGACACGCTGTCCATCTACGCGTTCGCCGTCCTCGAACGCGACTACGTCCGCTTCGCCGTCGCGACGTTCGTCGGCAGCGTCGGGCGCCTGCTCGTGACGCTCGGCCTGTTCGGCGTCGGGTCGCTTACGCTCACGTTCATCTGAGCACCCGCCCCGTTCGCCGGTCGAGCCGCTCGACTACGTGTGACTGTCGTCGAGCGGTTCGTGTCGGACGCGGTAGCCGGTCGCCGTCGACGACACGGCGGTCGCTTCGTATACGCGGATGTCGCGCTCGGCTTTCGTGACGACGGGGAACTCGTAGTGGGTGGCGTCGTAGCCAGGCGACTCCGCCCGGTCGGCGACGAACGCGCGGTGATCACGGAGGCGCCGGCGACCCCGTTCGCGCGCGAGCGCCGGCAGGTCGGCGACTCGGTCGTCGAACCCCGCGGCGAACCCGGGGTCGCGTTCGACGCCGACGGAGTCGCGGCCGGAGGCCATCGCCGCCATCGTCGTCGTCCCGGTGCCCCAGAACGGGTCGAGCACGCGGTCGCCGTACGTCGAGTACATCGCGATCAGGCGGTACGGCAACTCGAAGGGGAAAGCGGCGGAGCGCTCGCGCGGCGCGGCGGCGTCGAGCGCTTGGTCGGCGCCGCGGAGGTCGTCCCACGTGTCCGAGAACCAGCGGTTGCGCTCCTCCCAGAAGTACGCCGAGGCGTAGCGGGTGTCGTCGCCGGGGTCGAACGACCGCCCGTCGCCGTTGCGGAACACGAGGACGTGTTCGTGTTCGAGCGTGACGTACGCGTTCGGCGGGAGCGTGCCGCTCCCCATGAACTTCGTCGGCGAGTTCGTCGGCTTGCGCCACAACACGCCCGGCAGTCGGTCGAGGCCGTGGTCGCCGAGCGCGTCCGCCACTCGGGTAGCGTTGTCCCACAGGCGGAAGCGCCCGCCGACCGAACGAGTCGCGTCGCCGACGTTCACGCACGCGACGCCGCCGGGCGCGAGCACACGGGCGACCTCCTCCCACGCCGGTGCGAGCGTCTCGTGCATGGCGTCGAACGCCTGCTCGGCAGCGGCGTCGTCACCGGTTTCGGCGGTCGTGAGTGCCTCGCCGACCGCCGGGTCGAGGTCGGCGAACAGGTCGTCCCACTGCTCGACCATCGGGTACGGCGGCGAGGTGACGACGAGGTCGACGCTGTCGTCGGGAATCGGGAGGGAACGAGCGTCGCCGACGCTCACCGTGTGTGCCGTCTCGAACGCGGCGCCGACACCGGGCGTCTCGTCGACTGGGTCGTCGTCGCCGCTCATCGGGTCACCGGTTCGGGGCGCGTGGCCCTGGCGAATAAACCCCGGCGATCCGAGCGAACGGTCTGCCTACTCCGTGCAGGTCTCGAGCCACTCGCCCGCCCACGACTCGACCTCGCTGAACACGACCGACAGCGACTCTCCCTTCGGCGTCAGCGAGTAGTACGTCGCCACCGGCGCGTCCGGTTCCATCCGCTTCTCGACGAAGTTCATCTCGCGGAGGTCGTCGAGGACGCGCGACAGCGTCCGCGCGCTCGCGTCCGTGGAGCGCTTGAGCTCGTTGAACCGCTTCTCGCCGTCGAGCAGGTCGTGCAGCACCACCAGTCGCCACTTCGACCCGACCTGTTCGAGCGCGTCGACCACCGGACACGGGCCGGCGTCGAGGGACTCGGCGGACTCCACCGATCGCGGTTCTTCTACAGCCATCACCCGACGTACAACGTGGCGGGTTATAGCGGTTCGGATCCGAACCGGGTTACACCAGACAACCGCGTGTCACGACGACACCACTCGGGTCGCTACTCGCCGTCGGGTGCGCGGGCGGCGCGCCGGGCCTCCCAGTTCTTCAGCGAGTCTCGGACTGCGGCGAGGTCCTCGGGGTCGCCGGCCTCGCGACTGTCCACGACAGTCCACCCACCGTCGGGGTCGTACCCCAGTCCGTAGATAGTGTCGCCCGCCTGCACGGCGAGCGCGCGGATGTCGTCGTCGTCGACGCCGAGCGGCGCGGCTTCAGTGATACTGTCCGCCTCGCGAAACGCCTCCAGTTCTGCCGAGCGGAGCGGTCGCGACGGGAGCGACTCGATGATGGACACGCTGGTGGGCACGACCGGGACCGAGTTGAACGGTTCGACTCGGCGTGCCAACGAAGATTCGATATCGCGGTAGAGGGTTTACGCTACTCGAACGCCGACACGTCCGTCGGATCTGCGATCCGGCGCAGCTCGGCTGGAGACAGCGCGAACACCGCGTCTGGCGTCCCAGCGGCGGCCCAGATCCGGTCGTGGTCGAGGAGCGACTCGTCGAGGAACGTCGGGATCGGCTCGTCGTGACCGAACGGCGGGACACCCCCGATGCTCCACCCGGTTGCGGCCTTCACCTGCTCTGGACTGGCGGTGCCGACGGTGTCGACCTCGAGTTCGGCGGCGAGTGCGTCCGTGTCGACCCGGTTGTCGCCGGCGGTGAGCACGACGACCGGCTCGCCGTCAGCCGAGCAGACGATGCTCTTGACGATCTGGGGGACGGCACAACCGACGGCCGCCGCCGCGTCTGCGGCGGTTTTCGTCCCCTCGGGGAACTCCTCGATCACGGGGTCCAAGTCGTACTCATCGCGGACGCGGGCAGCGAATCGTTCGGCGCTGGGGTGCATACGCCAGCCGAGAGCGCGGTGCGGCAAGTACCTGCGGACCGTACCAAGTCTGTACACCGAGAACTGGTTCACCGCGAGCCACTCCAGAACCCGACGAGGAGTCGGACGCATTCGTCGCCGCTGTCTCCACCCGCCGTCGGCGCGAGGACCCTCGCCCGATTCGGCGGGCTTTAGGCCCGCATCCTCCACACGTCACCTATGAGCAACGACGCATCCCGCACACACGAGGCGTTCCCGACGGACGCCCCGGCGGTGGTGACGTGCGGCCTGCCGTACGCGAACGGCGACCTGCACATCGGCCACCTCCGGA
The DNA window shown above is from Halobaculum marinum and carries:
- the ppsA gene encoding phosphoenolpyruvate synthase, giving the protein MAVLWLDDVTADDLETVGGKGASLGELTGAGLPVPPGFVVTAGTYRTFIEEAGIDDELFAAMDIDPEDSAALREAEQTAEDLILGTELPDSVRDEILEAYRSMGDGEAFVAVRSSATAEDLPDASFAGQQETFLNVREEALVQRVKECWASLFSQRAIYYRQQKGFPHSEVDIAVVVQQMVDAEKSGVMFTSHPSTGEPEIIIEAAWGLGEAVVSGSVSPDNYVVDRETAAVEQVTVADKKLLMEKDLETGETVERPVEEEKREAQVLGDDEIARLVELGRQVEDHYGTPQDVEWAVYEGEVYMLQSRPITTISDSAASSGGPASQEREAATNGGVDTTPGTGGATTDSDDDEVLLHGLGASPGIVSGTVRVVTKLDHLDQVAEGDIIVTEMTMPDMVPAMKRAVGIITDEGGMTSHAAIVSRELGVPAVVGTGSATSALSDGQTVTIDGDKGTIRQGTVSKTEEEHEPVEAVRPETPVKPMTATEVKVNVSIPEAAERAAATGADGVGLLRIEHMVLSLGVTPEKYIADHGADAYVDELVSGIREVAEEFYPRPVRARTLDAPTDEFRELEGGDSEPNEHNPMLGWRGIRRSLDKPDVFEQELRAFKRLYEMGYDNVELMLPLVNDASDVETAVEHMEAVGIDPEKRRWGVMIETPASALSIEELAGCGIDFASFGTNDLTQYTLAVDRNNGNVADRFDELHPAVLSLIGDVIEKCREMGVDTSICGQAGSKPAMVDFLVKKGVTSISANIDAVRDVQHEVKRTEQKLILDDIR
- a CDS encoding YqaA family protein is translated as MPEWWPTFDWLTRLVETATGWAGLGIIFVYSFLIAFALPGVSEIVLLAPLDLGMPQWMKLTVIMIVSGLGKAAGSVFAFHIGQEAKESGVIIGWLRRSRFDIIEWSESASVELARRYGYAGLAIALCVPFFPDTLSIYAFAVLERDYVRFAVATFVGSVGRLLVTLGLFGVGSLTLTFI
- a CDS encoding DNA-methyltransferase; protein product: MSGDDDPVDETPGVGAAFETAHTVSVGDARSLPIPDDSVDLVVTSPPYPMVEQWDDLFADLDPAVGEALTTAETGDDAAAEQAFDAMHETLAPAWEEVARVLAPGGVACVNVGDATRSVGGRFRLWDNATRVADALGDHGLDRLPGVLWRKPTNSPTKFMGSGTLPPNAYVTLEHEHVLVFRNGDGRSFDPGDDTRYASAYFWEERNRWFSDTWDDLRGADQALDAAAPRERSAAFPFELPYRLIAMYSTYGDRVLDPFWGTGTTTMAAMASGRDSVGVERDPGFAAGFDDRVADLPALARERGRRRLRDHRAFVADRAESPGYDATHYEFPVVTKAERDIRVYEATAVSSTATGYRVRHEPLDDSHT
- a CDS encoding winged helix-turn-helix transcriptional regulator → MAVEEPRSVESAESLDAGPCPVVDALEQVGSKWRLVVLHDLLDGEKRFNELKRSTDASARTLSRVLDDLREMNFVEKRMEPDAPVATYYSLTPKGESLSVVFSEVESWAGEWLETCTE
- the mfnA gene encoding tyrosine decarboxylase MfnA, yielding MQSPVAERGPQSFDRVLSSMCTEPHPAARRAAERFLTTNPGDPATYTAIAELEHDAVAGLATVTGLTDAVDAETPTALAAHGYVTSGGTESNLQAVRSARDRAETAATATHDPVVVAPESAHFSFHKAASVLGVELRTVPTDDDGRADVDAAAAALDDDAVLLVGVAGTTEYGRVDPIPALADLAVDAGVPLHVDAAWGGFHLPFSGHDWGFDVPGVATVTVDPHKVGRAAVPAGGLLAREREALDALAIDTPYLETASQASLTGTRSGAGVASAAAALDHLWRDGYRREYERAMDLANWLADELAGRGLGVVDPELPLVAFDLPAATFEAVRERGWRLSRTGAGEARVVVMPHVSRESLSAFLADLDDLL
- a CDS encoding YbaK/EbsC family protein, encoding MHPSAERFAARVRDEYDLDPVIEEFPEGTKTAADAAAAVGCAVPQIVKSIVCSADGEPVVVLTAGDNRVDTDALAAELEVDTVGTASPEQVKAATGWSIGGVPPFGHDEPIPTFLDESLLDHDRIWAAAGTPDAVFALSPAELRRIADPTDVSAFE